The Scylla paramamosain isolate STU-SP2022 chromosome 39, ASM3559412v1, whole genome shotgun sequence genome includes a window with the following:
- the LOC135092013 gene encoding zinc finger BED domain-containing protein 4-like, whose protein sequence is MHKSGVCGGHHVSNALTTNASPAAVVHATAAPSLAHESVTTRYLSSKHSLIPAITCVTLVAYRRGNHAPFKVTSRKTKHRIIADSDARRTKRLQQTSPKCQSGMQAKQPSYSSPSRKELSSKLLPSQTQQLQKHLNKKSCSVGYVCVTLDLCTNRQMRSCTGITCHFNDNFQLQSTLLACTRFKGSHTAQKIHATFTEIITSFNLQTKILTIVTDSGTTVLKALVTLPSVDDADTNQDSEGEEEDDTFHIPDNNDNLLQLLPGHVRCFVHTLQTTVKDGLQEAGPVSGVTGKASRLASHVRHSALPSDIVQLHQLNCPVKITKYELNLIKQVTHILTASEVATLECQGENVVTSSKAIPCIRGLKAELQQPSQTHKSKVITTLKSSIKKTVKIYEDKAMFQLASLLDPRFNMDWCPPQQVMFITSLLKSKVHEIMSTATEEKGSLQENKEAPTKKCRLFRFMTPSASTSSSLCTLTSTLSQVQSYLSQPTTEDDSDPLLFWEQNQSPLPQLAILALRYLCIPPSSAPVETLFSLAGKVFRPERCTMTDVRFEELMFIKCNQHLLNYTLHDK, encoded by the exons ATGCACAAATCAGGCGTGTGCGGCGGCCATCATGTGAGCAATGCAC TGACCACCAATGCTTCCCCAGCTGCAGTCGTTCACGCCACAGCTGCACCAAGCCTCGCTCATGAAAGTGTCACCACCAGATACCTCTCCTCCAAACACTCCCTGATACCTGCCATTACCTGCGTGACACTTGTGGCTTATCGCAGAGGTAATCATGCGCCGTTCAAGGTAaccag TAGAAAAACCAAGCACAGGATAATCGCCGACTCCGATGCACGCCGAACAAAG CGACTACAGCAAACTTCCCCCAAGTGTCAAAGTGGCATGCAGGCCAAGCAG CCCAGCTACAGCAGCCCAAGCCGCAAGGAGCTCAGCAGCAAGCTTCTTCCTTCGCAAACTCAACAACTACAGAAACATCTCAATAAGAAGTCTTGTTCTGTTGGTTACGTCTGTGTTACACTTGACCTttgcacaaacagacagatgcgGTCGTGCACTGGGATCACGTGTCACTTCAATGATAACTTCCAGCTCCAATCAACACTGTTGGCATGCACAAGATTCAAAGGGTCCCACACTGCACAAAAGATCCATGCCACATTCACAGAAATCATCACTAGCTTTAACCTACAAACAAAGATTTTGACAATTGTAACCGACAGTGGCACCACTGTCCTTAAAGCACTCGTGACACTTCCCAGTGTGGACGATGCGGACACTAATCAAGACAGTGAaggcgaagaggaggatgacacctttcacattcctgataacAATGACAACTTGCTGCAGCTATTGCCTGGCCATGTCAGATGTTTTGTTCACACTTTACAAACTACTGTGAAAGATGGGCTTCAAGAAGCAGGTCCTGTCTCAGGAGTCACTGGAAAAGCCTCACGTCTAGCGTCACACGTTCGTCACTCTGCACTGCCATCTGACATTGTCCAA CTTCATCAGCTAAACTGTCCAGTAAAGATAACCAAATATGAACTTAATCTCATCAAGCAAGTAACACACATCTTGACAGCATCTGAAGTAGCAACTCTAGAGTGTCAGGGAGAGAATGTTGTAACGTCAAGCAAAGCAATTCCATGCATTCGTGGACTGAAAGCTGAGCTTCAACAACCGTCACAGACACACAAGTCAAAGGTGATTACTACTCTCAAAAGCTCCATCAAGAAAACAGTGAAGATCTATGAAGACAAGGCGATGTTTCAGCTGGCTTCACTCCTAGACCCACGCTTCAACATGGACTGGTGCCCACCACAACAAGTCATGTTCATCACATCCCTACTGAAGTCTAAAGTACATGAAATTATGTCCACTGCTACTGAAGAAAAGGGTTCCcttcaggaaaataaggaggcccCTACAAAGAAGTGCAGGCTGTTCAGATTCATGACACCATCAGCATCAACGAGCTCTTCCCTCTGTACATTAACATCAACTTTATCACAAGTACAATCCTACCTGAGTCAGCCAACAACAGAGGATGACAGTGACCCCCTTCTCTTCTGGGAACAGAATCAGTCACCATTACCTCAACTAGCTATACTGGCTCTCCGATATCTGTGTATCCCACCATCATCAGCTCCAGTTgagacacttttctctcttgctgggAAAGTCTTTCGTCCTGAACGATGCACAATGACCGATGTTCGCTTTGAGGAGTTGATGTTTATCAAGTGTAACCAACACTTACTAAATTACACATTACATGACAAATAA
- the LOC135092012 gene encoding uncharacterized protein LOC135092012: protein MFKTPQQTYLEFASEKLRALKRWLKSAAITTYDELVNLLALEEFMRKLPYSVMLHITNKEETDLLKAAQLADLFSLVNRKATSDKLTETPSGKINSGNSGVGKMTGSSTRPPLFCAFCKQPGHLIKNCPNPKCKVAQTYPAKPVASIQALPSFPVPKDLFEPFRSVGTISIDNKDHPVKIVRDTCSAQSLVLKSAVPGIEQCYTGEKVYLKDFHDPFPIALAKVHLDSPLVRGEVIIGVSEEPALPIPNAQLLLANDLAGSKVTPPLVISDTMLMDNPTVQLEEQQPGLFPVCATTRAQARKSDQSFSLPKKSPSPLELNQIFSEKLLTEAQQEDTTLTQFHDKVIPPDQITNYPAFYKQDGVLMRVFRPSKVPDAAAWAEAHQVVVPTILRHSILEIAHESFAGHLGIKKTCEKILADFYWPGLREDVKNYVSTCHLCQIAAFPIRKINTNTIVSKLNHFFTTFGIPQTIQSDRGTNFTSVLFTEVLKELGIAQTLSSAYHPQSQGALERFHQTLKGLLRKFCHEQESEWDDTLPYMLFAIREAPNESTGVSPFELLFGRKVRGPLRIIKDKLLDSTTHKLVSVTKYLNNLKATLTKVRTFADNNLHKSQNTMKKHFDQKARVRVFDRGDQVLAFIPTPKHPLQVKYHGPYEVVEKVGDNNYIINTPDRRKATQLIHVNLLKMYKCRTPVTGAQPTPRVASCGIIEPQEADSELKPASVCSLIMTCSVTILKSVNVLRHDVKVLPGTFPIKQSPYRVNPRKREQMQKEVQYLLEQGLAIPSSSPWASPCLLVPKEDGQLRFCADYRRVNAVTIPDAYPLPRVDDLIDEVGQAKFVTKLDLLKGYYQIALTERSQIVSAFITPFGLFQYVVAPFGMRNCPATFQRAMNKVMQGLKGVLVYLDDILIFSHDWDDHLYQIQNVLSRLQEANLTVKLAKSTFGAATVSYLGHQTGQGSVRPKTANVDAVLKYPTPTTRRELRRFLGMAGFYRRFCPNFADAAGPLTRLTSGNVAYEWTPACQHAFNQLKNLLAREPVLRAADFSKPFIIHTDASDHASGAALLQESDGIFHPVAYHSEKFNIHQKNYSTIEKELLAIISAIKKFEYYLQSNTQPLQIYTDHNPLTFLNRNRFTNQRLLRWSLQLQPYHIEMHHIKGLDNCLADTLSRLPTTPRITTRRDPEDPRILLPGMQSCLVNRSMEAAEGRALPEEPSTGPQTTHVLVESTFTGQEPPHFSNDAESFLLRHPKKGGMSHT, encoded by the exons ATGTTCAAAACTCCGCAACAAACCTATCTAGAGTTTGCCTCAGAGAAACTGAGGGCTCTCAAGCGTTGGCTTAAGTCAGCCGCGATAACCACGTACGACGAATTAGTAAATCTCTTAGCCTTAGAAGAGTTCATGCGTAAGCTCCCTTACTCAGTAATGTTAcacatcaccaacaaagaagaaacagatcttCTCAAAGCCGCTCAGTTAGCGGACCTTTTCTCCCTGGTGAATCGCAAGGCAACCTCAGACAAGCTGACCGAGACTCCTAGTGGTAAGATAAACTCAGGTAACTCAGGGGTTGGTAAAATGACCGGCAGTAGTACTCGACCACCtctattttgtgctttttgtaAACAGCCGGGGCACCTCATAAAGAACTGTCCTAATCCCAAGTGCAAGGTAGCTCAAACATATCCTGCCAAGCCAGTTGCTTCCATAcaagctcttccctccttccctgtacctAAAGACTTATTTGAGCCTTTCAGGTCTGTAGGCACCATCAGCATTGATAACAAGGATCACCCAGTTAAGATTGTCAGAGacacctgttcagctcagtcccTAGTGCTGAAGTCAGCAGTCCCTGGTATTGAACAGTGTTACACAggtgaaaaggtatatttaaaagacttcCATGACCCCTTCCCCATTGCATTAGCTAAAGTACATCTTGATAGCCCACTAGTAAGAGGTGAAGTGATAATAGGAGTTAGTGAAGAACCAGCCTTACCCATCCCTAATGCTCAACTACTCCTCGCTAATGACCTAGCTGGCAGTAAGGTGACTCCCCCTTTGGTAATTAGTGACACAATGCTGATGGATAACCCCACTGTACAGTTAGAAGAGCAACAACCAGGCTTATTCCCTGTTTGTGCCACTACTCGTGCACAAGCAAGGAAATCTGATCAGTCTTTCTCACTTCCAAAGAAGAGCCCATCCCCACTTGAACTCAATCAAATATTTTCTGAAAAACTTCTCACTGAGGCTCAACAGGAAGACACTACTTTGACTCAATTTCATGACAAGGTTATCCCTCCAGATCAAATTACTAATTACCCTGCCTTTTACAAACAGGATGGAGTTCTCATGAGAGTGTTCCGGCCCTCTAAGGTCCCAGATGCTGCTGCTTGGGCAGAAGCCCACCAGGTGGTTGTGCCTACCATACTCAGACATTCCATACTAGAGATCGCTCATGAAAGTTTTGCTGGTCACTTGGGCATCAAGAAGACATGTGAGAAGATCCTCGCTGACTTTTACTGGCCAGGATTAAGGGAGGATGTGAAGAATTACGTCAGTACTTGTCATCTCTGCCAGATAGCGg CCTTTCCGATACGTAAAATCAACACCAACACTATTGTGTCCAAGCTAAACCACTTCTTTACTACCTTCGGGATTCCTCAAACCATTCAGAGTGACCGAGGAACTAATTTCACTAGCGTTCTCTTCACAGAGGTGTTAAAAGAGCTTGGTATCGCACAAACCTTATCTTCTGCCTATCACCCGCAGTCACAGGGCGCTCTAGAAAGATTTCATCAGACACTGAAAGGACTTCTACGCAAATTCTGTCACGAGCAGGAGAGCGAATGGGATGACACACTCCCCTACATGCTTTTTGCCATCAGGGAAGCCCCTAACGAGAGTACAGGAGTTTCCCCATTCGAGCTCCTGTTCGGTAGGAAAGTGCGGGGACCATTAAGGATTATTAAAGACAAATTGTTAGATTCCACTACCCACAAACTTGTCTCTGTAACTAAATACTTGAACAACCTTAAAGCCACACTCACTAAAGTTCGCACCTTTGCTGATAACAACTTACACAAATCTCAAAACACCATGAAGAAACACTTTGATCAGAAGGCCAGAGTTAGAGTATTTGATAGAGGTGATCAAGTCCTTGCATTCATACCCACACCTAAACACCCATTACAAGTAAAGTATCATGGTCCCTATGAGGTAGTGGAAAAGGTAGgagataacaactacatcataaaCACTCCAGACCGCCGAAAGGCAACACAGTTAATACACGTTAATCtcctaaaaatgtataaatgtagaACCCCTGTGACTGGCGCCCAACCAACCCCTAGAGTAGCTTCCTGTGGTATCATTGAACCCCAGGAGGCTGACTCAGAGTTAAAACCTGCCTCTGTGTGTTCATTGAT TATGACGTGTTCGGTGACCATCCTAAAATCTGTTAATGTCCTCCGCCATGATGTGAAGGTGCTTCCAGGGACCTTCCCTATCAAGCAGTCTCCCTACAGAGTCAACCCCCGGAAACGAGAACAGATGCAGAAGGAGGTCCAGTACTTATTAGAGCAGGGCTTGGCTATACCCAGCAGCTCCCCATGGGCATCACCCTGCCTCCTAGTACCCAAGGAGGACGGACAACTGCGATTCTGCGCGGATTACCGACGGGTCAACGCCGTCACCATTCCTGACGCCTATCCTCTGCCTCGGGTAGACGACCTGATAGATGAAGTAGGTCAAGCCAAATTTGTTACTAAGCTGGACCTATTAAAAGGGTATTATCAAATAGCCCTTACTGAAAGATCTCAGATAGTCTCTGCCTTCATCACCCCTTTTGGACTTTTCCAGTATGTAGTAGCCCCATTTGGCATGAGGAATTGCCCCGCTACTTTCCAGAGGGCAATGAACAAGGTAATGCAGGGATTAAAAGGAGTGCTGGTTTACTtagatgatattcttattttttcacatgaCTGGGATGACCACCTGTACCAGATCCAGAATGTGCTCAGCCGTCTGCAGGAAGCGAACCTCACCGTGAAGCTGGCGAAGTCTACGTTCGGAGCTGCCACCGTCTCCTACCTAGGACATCAGACTGGACAAGGCTCCGTCCGGCCCAAGACCGCTAACGTCGACGCAGTACTGAAGTACCCAACTCCCACTACTCGACGCGAGCTCCGCCGCTTCCTGGGCATGGCGGGGTTCTACCGGCGTTTCTGTCCAAACTTCGCAGACGCAGCTGGGCCACTTACTAGACTAACTAGTGGGAATGTGGCGTACGAATGGACCCCTGCCTGCCAACATGCCTTCAATCAACTTAAGAACTTGCTTGCTCGGGAACCGGTTTTGCGTGCGGCCGACTTCAGTAAACCCTTCATCATACATACTGACGCCAGTGATCACGCTTCGGGTGCCGCCCTCCTGCAAGAATCTGACGGAATCTTTCACCCAGTCGCCTACCACTCCGAGAAGTTCAACATCCATCAGAAGAATTACAGCACTATCGAGAAAGAACTTTTAGCCATTATCTCTGCCATCAAGAAGTTTGAGTACTATCTTCAGTCCAACACCCAGCCACTCCAaatctacactgaccacaaccCTTTGACTTTTCTCAACAGGAACCGCTTCACTAACCAACGTCTGCTACGGTGGTCTCTACAGCTCCAGCCTTACCACATTGAAATGCACCATATTAAGGGACTGGACAACTGCCTTGCTGACACTTTGTCTCGCCTTCCCACTACGCCTCGCATCACTACCCGTCGCGACCCTGAGGACCCTAGGATCCTGTTGCCGGGGATGCAGTCGTGCCTTGTGAACCGGTCGATGGAGGCAGCCGAGGGCCGAGCACTGCCAGAAGAACCATCTACCGGGCCCCAGACTACACACGTTCTGGTGGAATCCACCTTCACGGGACAGGAACCACCTCACTTCTCTAATGACGCAGAGTCATTCCTTCTGCGTCATCCTAAGAAGGGGGGaatgtcacacacgtga